The proteins below are encoded in one region of Ostrea edulis chromosome 3, xbOstEdul1.1, whole genome shotgun sequence:
- the LOC130052944 gene encoding probable serine/threonine-protein kinase pats1, protein MTDFAGQVAYYACHQIYLSRRAFYLLVIDMSKKLKDIAYDPERHNPIGSLFEKWTYEHYFVFWLQSIKTYCDDKKMKEKFGDRAGVNPVILIATHRDQLETENVRKPENPANSSMIEYPFYEELEKCLPKEQTLGGLISPERYFEVECPPRSLSKEQEDSIDEVRKCIVQTATGLPHWGEKIPTQWSYFEQIAYEKKKEKILKRNDLWDMDRIQFSDENDMDDMLRFYQEIGQIIYFSDKRLRDVIILDVQWFVDAFKAIITDPTHVRHFTERTKEWKDFEETGKLSDATLIRMWEKINGGFYIKYKDEIMPYMEKLGILANVKSQEEKRTSYKKNENTFYYIPSINKKDLKDEHKQIIDEGNKTPLFIFYFRNYLPHFFSYRLFVNCFRKWESLRDDLFFKNAAFYSGEGGDHNIVIAVSKTSIQLQVFTLAKNIKLEEEETKSIRSVVEEMINEITTTFHEQVDCEKGFACKDLKITEEDEDMFLREEAVSRLKTNKRPCPKHVLKSERHDIDRDSLLKYWY, encoded by the exons ATGACAGATTTCGCTGGTCAAGTGGCTTACTATGCCTGTCATCAAATCTATCTGTCCAGGAGGGCGTTTTATCTCTTGGTCATTGATATGTCAAAAAAGCTGAAAGACATAGCATATGATCCAGAGAGACACAATCCGATTGGATCACTATTCGAGAAATGGACTTATGAAC ACTACTTTGTTTTCTGGTTGCAATCCATCAAAACCTACTGTGACGACAAAAAGATGAAAGAAAAATTCGGGGACCGTGCGGGAGTAAATCCGGTGATATTAATTGCAACACACAGGGACCAGCTAGAAACGGAAAAT GTGAGAAAACCCGAGAATCCTGCCAACAGTAGCATGATTGAATATCCATTTTATGAGGAGTTGGAGAAATGCTTACCTAAAGAACAGACATTAGGGGGTCTTATTTCACCCGAAAGGTATTTCGAAGTTGAGTGTCCACCTAGATCTCTCTCTAAAGAACAAGAAGATAGCATCGATGAAGTCAGGAAGTGCATTGTTCAGACAGCAACGGGTCTTCCCCACTGGGGAGAAAAAATACCAACTCAATGGTCATATTTTGAGCAAATTGcttatgaaaaaaagaaagagaaaattcTCAAAAGAAATGACTTGTGGGATATGGATAGAATTCAATTTTCAGATGAGAATGATATGGATGACATGCTTCGGttttatcaagaaataggccaaATCATCTACTTCTCAGACAAGAGGCTTCGAGATGTTATTATTCTGGACGTCCAATGGTTTGTAGATGCCTTTAAAGCTATCATTACAGATCCAACGCATGTACGTCATTTTACAGAGAGAACGAAGGAATGGAAAGATTTTGAAGAAACCGGCAAATTGTCTGATGCGACTTTAATCAGAATGTGGGAGAAAATAAACGGtggattttatatcaaatacaaaGACGAAATTATGCCATACATGGAAAAGCTCGGGATACTGGCTAATGTCAAGTCTCAGGAAGAGAAAAGAACGAGTTacaagaaaaatgaaaacacGTTTTATTATATCCCTAGCATCAATAAGAAGGATCTTAAAGACGAACACAAGCAAATCATTGATGAAGGAAACAAGACACCCTTGTTTATATTCTATTTTAGAAACTACCTGCCCCATTTCTTCTCTTATCGCCTGTTCGTTAATTGTTTTCGGAAATGGGAATCGCTGCGAGACGATCTCTTCTTTAAAAATGCTGCCTTTTATAGTGGTGAAGGAGGAGACCACAACATTGTTATTGCAGTAAGCAAAACTTCAATCCAGTTACAAGTATTTACACTAGCCAAAAATATCAAGCTGGAAGAAGAGGAAACAAAGAGTATACGGTCGGTTGTGGAAGAGATGATCAATGAAATTACCACCACATTTCATGAACAAGTCGACTGTGAAAAGGGATTTGCTTGTAAGGATCTGAAAATAACGGAAGAAGATGAAGATATGTTTCTACGTGAAGAAGCCGTGTCCCGTTTGAAAACTAACAAGAGACCTTGCCCAAAACATGTTCTGAAATCTGAACGCCATGACATAGATAGAGATAGTCTTCTGAAGTACTGGTATTAG